GGACAGGCATCTGGCGGTGCGATCGAGTGCCCTGGCCGAGGACGGAGACATCACCTTTGCCGGTCAATACGCCAGCGAGCTCGATGTTCCGCCGTCCGAAGTGCTGCCCGCCTACAAGCGCGTCCTGGCCGGAAAATACTGTCCCCGGGCCTTGGCCTACAGGGTTCGCCACGGCCTCACAGACAACGACACCGCCATGGCCGCCCTTGTCCTGCCCATGGTGGAGGCCTCGGCCGCGGGGGTCGTCTACACCTTCGATCCCGCGTGTTCTGCGGTGGGAGGCAAGGCGGTGGGCGTCTATGTGGTCCGAGGGCTGGCGGCGGAGCTGGTGGACGGATCGGCGACCCCGGGCAAGCATTACCTGACCCGCGAGCCCGAGCCGTCCATTTTGATGGGCTGCGTCTGCGAAAGCTCGGCGGCAGTCTCCGATGAAGTCCTGTGCGAACTCGGCAAACGGGCCATGCATCTTGAAAATGTTTTCGGCCAGCCTCAGGATGTGGAGTGGGCCTACGGACCGGACGGGCTCACGATTCTGCAATCACGGCCTTTGCAGCAGGAGCAGGACAGGGAGGTTTTTTCTCCCGAGGAAATCAGCGTCGCGGTCGAGCTTGTCTCGGAACTGGACTGCGCGTCTCCGGGGGCGGCTTGCGGGCCCGTTCATCATGTTTCGTCCGGAGCGGATTTTCGGGGCATCCCCAAGGGCTCGGTCGTGGTCACGAGCACTCTGCGTCCCGCGCTTTCACAGTTCCTGGATCGCATCGCCGCCATAGTGGCCGGCAGCGGCAGCAGGGCCAGCCATCTGGCTTCGGTGGCCCGTGAGCGAGGCGTGCCCGTGGTCGTTGGGTGCGAATCCGGCGTTCTGAAGGATGGCGCGGTCGTGACGGTGGATGCGGCGGCGGGGAAAATCTTTGACCACTGTTTGCCGACCATCATGGCGCGCAATCTTGCGGCCGAGAAAACCCATGCTCAGGTTCGGGCCGAAAACCAGGCACTGGCCGCGTGTTCCGTGCGCCTCAGCCTCCTGGACCCGGAGGGCGAGAATTTCACTCCGCAGGGGTGCCGCTCTTTGCATGATCTGGTGCGTTTTTGCCACGAAAAGAGCGTGGCGGAGATGTTTTCCCTGGTCGACAGGGGGGGCAGGGGGCTTGGCAGGTCAAGGCTCCTGGAGACGACCCTGCCGCTGGTCATGTATGTGCTCGATCTGGGAGGCGGGCTGGCGCCCGAGGCCGGAGAAAAAGGTCCTGTGGGCGTGTCCGCCCTGGCCTGCATTCCCTTGCGCTCGCTCTGGGCCGGGTTGGCCGATGAACGCGTGGCCTGGGACGAGAGTCAGCTGCATGTCGACTGGGAGGCCTTTGACCGGGTCAGCGCCGGCATTTTCAGCAAGGATTCGAGAATTCTCGCCAGTTACTCGATCATTGCGTCGGAATACATGCACCTGAACATCCGCTTCGGGTATCATTTTTCCATCGTGGACTCCCTTTGCGGTGATTTGCCGGGCGCCAATTATGTCAAGTTCCGCTTCAAGGGCGGCGGCGCGGCGCTGTCGCAGCGCATGAACAGGCTGGTCTTTGTGCGTCAGGTCCTGGAACATTTCGGTTACGAAACGGTCATCAAAGGCGACATGCTCGATGCGTCGTACATGCGCATGCCCGCCGCCGAGACCGCTCATGCACTGAACGTCCTCGGACTGGTCCTGGCCGTGACGCGTCTGATGGATGTGAAGCTCGCGGATTCGGCCGAGGCGCGCAGCGAGGCGTCCCTTTTTCTCCAACGCTTTTTCCCGGAGGAGAACGCATGAGCCGCGGCGCCTATTCCGCGACCTGGGTCACGGATCAGTTGGCCGTGGGGGCGGCTCCCATGAGCTATGAGCAGCTCGATTGCCTGCGCGCCGAAGGCATCGGGGCGATCCTGAACCTGTGCGGCGAATTTTGCGATCTGCACGACATTGAGTGCGCCGCCGGATTCGAGGTGTATCACATGCCTCTTGCCGACGAGGAGGCCCCGGAGCTGGCCGAGCTTGAAAAGGCGCTGGCCTGGCTTGATGAAGCCATCTACCTGGGCAAGAAGGTGCTCATACATTGCCGTCACGGAATCGGGCGGACCGGAACGGTGCTCAACGCATATCTGCTGCGCCGAGGCCTGGGGCACCGCCTTGCCTGGGTCAGGCTGCGAACGCTCAGATCCAAACCCGCCAATTTTTCGCAGTGGTGGACAATCAGGAAATACGGAAAGCAAAGCCCGAAGCTCACCGTGCGCGAACCGTCCCTGGAAATGCACAAGGCCGTTGATTTGAGCCCGTTTTTTCGCGATTACGAAGCCCTTCAGGCCCGGGTCGACGATGAGACGCGCGATATCACCTCCAAATGCGGGCGCGATCACGACAAATGTTGCAGCACTCCGATCAAATTGTCGATGATCGAGGCCGTGTATCTCACCCAGAAGATGAATGTCGGGCTGACCAGCGAGAAACGCCTGGAGGTCATCGCCAGGGCGGTGGAGACGGCTCGCCGGGAGCGTCTTGCTGACAGCCAGGTTTCGGCAGACGACTATTGCCTGTCCGACGCCAGCGCGCGCTGCCCTCTGCTGGAGGATGGGAAATGCATTCTTTTTGCCGGGCGTCCGCTCAGGTGCCGTTTTTTCGGGTTGAATGAAGAAAGGGCAGGTGTTTTGTGGGAAACAGCCCTCGATCCGGCGCTGGGCAATCTGTCTCTTGAATTGTGGCTTGCCTTCGCGGGGGGCATCGCTCGCGGCTCCCTGCCGCTTTTTGCCCTGGCCGATGTTGTTTCGGGCAAGTATGTGCAGGCCCTGTTTCACTTGATGGTGCGTTCACAGTAACGTATGGCTCATTTTTCGATGGGCGTGAGCCGTGTGATTGTTTTCAAAAAAATCGAGCTTAACATGGTGGGATACTATGAATGATGCCATAAAGGGAATAATAGCGCAGTTTGTGGAGGCGACGACCTCCGTTCTGAAGACGACGGCGATGACCGATGCCAAGGTGGGCACTCCCTTTGTCAAACAACACGCAGGGGCTCAAGGCGATGTGACGGGTGTGATCGGATTTTCAAATCCGAAAGGCAAAAGCAGGGGGACCATGTCCCTGACATTCACCACCGCTTCGGCCCTGGGTATTGTCGGCGCGATGCTCTACGAGGAACAGTCCGAAATAAACGATGTCGTCACTGATGCCGTCGGCGAACTGACCAACATGATCTCCGGGCAGGCCCGCAAAGGCCTTGTCAGCATGGGCATGATTTTCGAGGGCGCGATTCCCTCCGTGATCACGGGAGCCGGACATACGATCAGGCATGTTTCGACAAGCGCCATTCTGGCCATCCCCTTTGAAACGCAGCATGGTGCGCTCATGGTTGAAGTCTGCTTTAGCTGAACGCCGCGATGCCGCTTTTTGGCGGTTGCGTGATCAATAATCTTTTACTATCCCCAAACCCCGCGAGGGGTTTTATTTTTTGATCCAGGAGACAAGTATGAAACGCAGAGTATATTTTATTGAAGGCGACGGGATTGGACGCGAAGTATGGGCGGCCGGTCGTCCTGTTCTCGACAGAGCTGTTGAACTGGCGTTCAAGGACGGCCGCGGATTTGAATGGGTCGAGTTGCTGGCGGGCAAGAAAGCCTTTGAAGAGACAGGCTCCTATCTTCCCCAGGAGACGCTGGACACTTTGAAGAAAGCGGATCTGGCCATGAAGGGCCCCCTTGAGACCCCGGTGGGCAAGGGTTTTCGCAGCCTGAACGTGACCATGCGCCAGACGCTTGATTTGTTCGCGTGCATCCGGCCCATCCAGTATTTCAAGGGCATCGAAAGCCCGGTCAAGCATCCTGAACGCGTCAACATGGTGATTTTTCGCGAGAACACCGAAGATGTGTACGCAGGCATCGAATGGCAGGCCGGGAGCCCCGAGGCCAAAAAGCTCATTGCGTTCCTGCGGGACGAAATGGGTGCGAACGTGGACGAGCAGAGCGGTATCGGCATCAAGCCGATGACGGCAGCGGGGTCCAAGAGACTTATCCGCAAGGCGATTCAGTTTGCCCTGGATCAGAAACGTGAAAGCGTGACCATGGCCCACAAGGGCAACATCATGAAGTTCACGGAAGGCGCTTTTCGCAACTGGGGCTATGAGCTTGCCGCGGAGGAGTTTGCAGGTGTGGTGGTTCGCGAGGGTGAAGAATGCTGCCCTCCGGGCCGGGTTGTGCTCCAGGACAGAATTGCCGACGCCATGTTTCAGGAGGTGCTCATCCGGCCCGAGAAATATGATGTCATCGCCACTCCGAACCTTAACGGCGATTATCTCTCCGACGCCCTGGCCGCCCAGGTCGGAGGCCTTGGCCTGGCCCCCGGGGTGAACATGAGCAGCGACCTGGCCTTTTTCGAGCCCACGCATGGGACCGCACCGACAATTGAAGGGAAAGATCTTGCCAATCCAGGCAGCCTGATTCTTTCCGGTGCGCTGATGCTTGAACACGTGGGTTGGCACGAAGCCGCCGGCAAAATTCGCAAGGCAGTTGAATTAGCCATCTCGGAAGGGCGGGTGACCGTTGATCTGGCCGGGCAGATGGCCAAGGCGGAGCAGGTGGGATGTGCGGAGTTCGGCCAGATTCTGCTTGCCAATCTCGAAAAGGTTTAATGACAAGACGGCCTTGTTGCTCTGTTGTGCAGTGCAAACAGGAATCGTTTTGCGATGTGCATGTTTTTTTCATGCAGCATTCACCTATATCCGAACATTTTTACTGCCCTGCTACGAAAATAATTTGTTCAAACCGGCAAGGTGTTGAGATTCTCGATAAGAACCCACGCTCGTCATGAGCGCCTGATTCTGTGAGAATCAAAGTCTCAGGTTCCAGGAACCGCCGTTTCAATACCCTTTTTGTTCAAACGGGTATTTGGGATTTGAATTTGCGCCAGTGATCATAACAGCGGAAGTGATTGCAGGGCTTCACAGTAACTTCGAATTGAGCGGATGTTTCATTTTCAATATGGCATTGCTTGGTCGACTCGGGCCCGATTCTTTAAAAAAGAATCGGGCTTTTTTCTTTCGAAATGATGGCTCACTGCTCCAGCGGGCAAGAAGTCGGCGTTATTGTTTGACATGCTCAAACGATGAGAAATCGGGTCAAATGGATGATTTTGAGAAGAGAAAGTGGTTGTCGTTATCTTTCAACGCAAAGCAGAAGGCTTAATTGCGAGTGAATTGCTCCCCTCGTTACGTATCGAGAAAAATACCAGATGGTGTTGTGGCGATGACTCCTCCGCAGGTAGACAGAATGGGTTTTGTTTGTGTCGATGGATTAAGTTTCAAAAGCCTGAGAGATGATTATTTTATTCACTGTTTTTCAACGCATTATTTCTTGCATGGGCTGAATGTTTTATGCTAATAAATGAACTATCGACGAGTAAATGCATGGTTCTGGGTGAAGAAAAAAATCGTTGAGGATATAACGCTGTGAAAAAATTAGGTTTTTTTTCTAAGAAAAATGCCGGTGTCGGTTTGGATCTTGGAAGCGAATGGCTGAAAATGGTAAAGATTCGGCCGGGAAAAGGTGATTTTATTCTGGAGAGCCTTGCCAGGAGTCCATGGCAACCTGGTGATCTCGACAACAATTCGGCAACAGCAAAAAAGATTGCAGGGCTCTGGTCACAGCTTATGCTCAAGGAGCAGGTGGTCGCCTCCTCGATGGCCGGGCACGCGGTTATAGTAAAACGTGTCACTTTCGAGTCTGATTCACCCAAGACTCTGGGCGACACGGTTCACAAAGACGCACGTCAGTACATTCCTTTCGATATCAATGATGTTTACCTCGATTTTCAGATCCTGGGTCCTGGCGCAAAAGAAAAGAGCTATGACGTCTTGCTTGTGGCCAGTAAGAAAAAGGTCGTCCAGAATCTGAGCGATGTGATCACCCAGTCCGGCCTGTCCCTCTCGGTTATCGATGTCGACTCTTTTGCGATATGCAATAGCTTTGAATACAATTATCCTGAATTGCAGGAAAAGCCTGTCTACCTCCTCGACATTGGCGGCGCACAGAGCGTTTTTTGCATTTATCACAATGCCCAGCCTGTTTTTTTGCGCGAGGTTTCCTTTGGAGGGCGGGTGGTGACGGAGTCGTTGGCCTCCATACTCAATCTGAAGAGGATGGAAGCGGAGCGGATCAAGTTGGGCGGCAAGGATGACCTTGACGAAAAGAACGCCAAGGCCATTGCCGACGCGGTGAACAAGACTTTCAAGAACTGGTGTGATGAATTGAAGCGTCTGATAGGATTCTATCATTCATCCTCGAGCAATGTCGTGCCGGCCGAGTCTCTCTATCTCTCCGGAGGCGGAGCCTTGCTTGGCGGACTGAAGGATGTTTTTCAGAAAGAGCTCGACCTTGATGTTCAATATCACAATCCGTTCCGAAAGATTTTTGTCGACAGAAATTCTTTTCAGAAAGAATATCTTGAAGAAATAGGCCCGCAAATGGTTGTTCCTTTTGGCCTTGCCTTGAGAGCAATATAATATTGGAAGCCAGCTATGATCAAAATTAATTTACTTCCTCAGCAAAAGCGAACAAAATCGACCAACATTGAGAAAAGCTTTGTTTTTTTCGTGTTGGGCGTCATTCTGGTGCTTGGATCCGTTTTTGCCGTAGACTACTATTTTTCCGCTCAGCTCGCGGATTTGAATGCGTCCGTGTCCAAAAAAACGCAGACAAAGACGCTTCTGGAAAAAGAAGTCGCCAAGGTCAACCAGACCATACAGGAACTTCAGGATATCGAAGGAAGGATCAAGATCATCAAGCAAGTTCGGCTTCGTCAGGGGTTGCCGGTCAAGTATATTGATGAGGTTGTAACCAATATGCCGCAAAACAAATTGTGGGTTGAAAAGTTCAATGTTGATGCCAATGGAAATATTGCCCTCAGTGGAGTGGCATTGGACAACCAGGCTTTCGTCAGCTTCGTTGAAAGGCTTCGTCTGTCGAAATATATTGCCAGTGTAGACACCCGAAGGACGTCGCGTCGTGAAATTGACGGGCTGGGGCTGGTATCCTTCGAATGTTCCGTCAAGGCTCAAGAGTATTTCGAGAACACAAGTACGAATGGAACAACAAATGGATAAATCTACAGTTTCCAAAAAATTTGCGGAATTGTCATCCCTGCAGTTGTTTTTGATACTGCTCGGTTTGGCAGGGTTGGTGTATGGAGCGTATTGGTACTTCATCCTCGATGACAAGCTAATTCAGATGACCAAGGCCGAGCAAACCATCGAGAAGCTCGACAAGGACATCGCTCTGTATCGCTCGCAGGTCGCCAAACTGCCGGAATTGGAGCGCAGCCTGTCCTTGCGCAAAAAGGAGCTTTATTACGCCAAGACCCTTCTACCCGAGGATGCCCGGGCGCTAGAGATGCTGCTTGCCTCCTTTGAGAAGTTGGGCCGCGATGAAAATGTGGAGTTTATCCTTTTTCAACCCGGCGCTGAACAAATTCAGGAATTTTATGCGACTCGTTCGGTTCAGCTGCAAATTAGCGGGACGTTCCACCGTCTTGTTACGTATTTCGACCGCCTATCGCGACTCGATCGTCTTGTAACCATCCAAAATATCACTTTTTCGCCAGTCTCTGATTTTTCTCCGACGGAAAAGTATCTCAATACCAGTCTTGTTCTTCAAGTCTACAGGGCTCTTACAGCGGCTGAAATCGAGGCTCGTGAAGCTCAAAAGAATCAAAATAAGAAAAAAAAGTGAATGAGACGCCATGAAAGTACACATTTTGATCCTGACGGCCTTGTTTTTTCTATGTGCGCCTGTCTTTGCCGCCGAGGGGCAGACGAATGCGTCCGGTCAGGAATTTCCGGACTGGATAACTTCACAGTATCCCCCATATGACGCAAAAGGTAAAATTGATCCGTTTGTGTCATTTGTGAAGATTCGCGAATACGAACTCATGCAGGCCGCCAAAAAATCGAAAATTGAAAAGAAAGCTGCCACGCCGCTGGAAACGGTCGATGTGCGAAGCTTGAAGCTCATCGGCATTATCAACAAGGTGGGCGGAAACTCCATGGCGATGGTTGAGCTGCCGGACGGCAAGGGATACTTGATCCGCCCCGGCATGACAATCGGGCTGTATGATGGCGTGGTCACTTCTATTGGAAATGAAGTACTTGTCGTCGAAGAAGATGTCATTGATGTTTTTGGTGAAGCAAAAAAGCGAATAATTAATTTAAGATTGCGGCAAGAGAAGGAGTAGGGTGCTATGAAGATCTTCAGAGCGATATCTGGATTTTTATTTTTTGGTTGTATCGTTGTGCTGACTTCATGCGCAACGCACTCTAAGCCCGCCAACATGGATACAGGTGCAGGAACGGATGTGCCTGTTCAAAATCTACCTGCGGTGGTTGTTTCCGAGGCGCTTGGAAAAACAATCATCGATATGCCATTGGATGCCAATACGCAGGTTTACGCAGATCATGATGCTGATAAAAATATCAAGGTACTGTTTACTCCTCCGGTAACTGACTTTGAGCTTCCTCTTAATGTGACGGAGCTTGTCAGTGATATTCAAAAAGAAATGGATGGTGACAAAGTCACGGCATTGAATGTTTTTTTAAAAGCGAACAGCAAGTTTCTTCTTTCAAAGCAATCAGAAACTCTCGGTCGTCTGATGCTCGTATCTGACGAGACGTCGACTCCTCAGCTCCCTTCGAACTACATCTCTTCACTGAATTTCAAACCCAAGAATGACTCTCTGCAAGTCGTCACATATTCGAGCCTTCCTTTTGAAGTCACACCTGGCCAAGACGGCGATTTCAAGCTCACGTTCCGCAAAGTGCAATTTCAGGATGCGTTGCTGAAAAAATATGACGTTACAAAACTTGGGTCCGCGATCGATTATGTTACCGCCCTCAACGGTAACGACGGCAACGCATATCTCGTATTTGCCGGTGCGAAAAACCCCGCTTTGTCGGTGCTGCGCAAAGGCGATGAAACCCATATCCTGATCAAGGGCAAAAGCGCGCAAGCTGGAATGGGCGATGTCGCCGGCACTGAAGCTGCTGCACCTGGAGACGCTCTTGCGGAAACCACCAGCGAGATTCAG
The Desulfomicrobium macestii genome window above contains:
- a CDS encoding PEP/pyruvate-binding domain-containing protein is translated as MTASRLLRHWFTRLVAPNRLIREKYEHFKELLDSDARALDLIADLEAPIYGYDPADVARVRVLTGQLVEAVRAMTTSLYDMNPHAYADLPGALERIATEISVLVTQPPLDFGPPYVLSLDEAADHPGQVGGKAANLSIVRRNGVATPPGFVITASAFARYLRDNDLEKEIEKRFEDVSLSNNDAIVRVTGELQELILAAKVPADIADEILRAVEDLNLGDRHLAVRSSALAEDGDITFAGQYASELDVPPSEVLPAYKRVLAGKYCPRALAYRVRHGLTDNDTAMAALVLPMVEASAAGVVYTFDPACSAVGGKAVGVYVVRGLAAELVDGSATPGKHYLTREPEPSILMGCVCESSAAVSDEVLCELGKRAMHLENVFGQPQDVEWAYGPDGLTILQSRPLQQEQDREVFSPEEISVAVELVSELDCASPGAACGPVHHVSSGADFRGIPKGSVVVTSTLRPALSQFLDRIAAIVAGSGSRASHLASVARERGVPVVVGCESGVLKDGAVVTVDAAAGKIFDHCLPTIMARNLAAEKTHAQVRAENQALAACSVRLSLLDPEGENFTPQGCRSLHDLVRFCHEKSVAEMFSLVDRGGRGLGRSRLLETTLPLVMYVLDLGGGLAPEAGEKGPVGVSALACIPLRSLWAGLADERVAWDESQLHVDWEAFDRVSAGIFSKDSRILASYSIIASEYMHLNIRFGYHFSIVDSLCGDLPGANYVKFRFKGGGAALSQRMNRLVFVRQVLEHFGYETVIKGDMLDASYMRMPAAETAHALNVLGLVLAVTRLMDVKLADSAEARSEASLFLQRFFPEENA
- a CDS encoding protein-tyrosine phosphatase family protein, yielding MSRGAYSATWVTDQLAVGAAPMSYEQLDCLRAEGIGAILNLCGEFCDLHDIECAAGFEVYHMPLADEEAPELAELEKALAWLDEAIYLGKKVLIHCRHGIGRTGTVLNAYLLRRGLGHRLAWVRLRTLRSKPANFSQWWTIRKYGKQSPKLTVREPSLEMHKAVDLSPFFRDYEALQARVDDETRDITSKCGRDHDKCCSTPIKLSMIEAVYLTQKMNVGLTSEKRLEVIARAVETARRERLADSQVSADDYCLSDASARCPLLEDGKCILFAGRPLRCRFFGLNEERAGVLWETALDPALGNLSLELWLAFAGGIARGSLPLFALADVVSGKYVQALFHLMVRSQ
- a CDS encoding chemotaxis protein CheX, producing the protein MNDAIKGIIAQFVEATTSVLKTTAMTDAKVGTPFVKQHAGAQGDVTGVIGFSNPKGKSRGTMSLTFTTASALGIVGAMLYEEQSEINDVVTDAVGELTNMISGQARKGLVSMGMIFEGAIPSVITGAGHTIRHVSTSAILAIPFETQHGALMVEVCFS
- the icd gene encoding NADP-dependent isocitrate dehydrogenase; this translates as MKRRVYFIEGDGIGREVWAAGRPVLDRAVELAFKDGRGFEWVELLAGKKAFEETGSYLPQETLDTLKKADLAMKGPLETPVGKGFRSLNVTMRQTLDLFACIRPIQYFKGIESPVKHPERVNMVIFRENTEDVYAGIEWQAGSPEAKKLIAFLRDEMGANVDEQSGIGIKPMTAAGSKRLIRKAIQFALDQKRESVTMAHKGNIMKFTEGAFRNWGYELAAEEFAGVVVREGEECCPPGRVVLQDRIADAMFQEVLIRPEKYDVIATPNLNGDYLSDALAAQVGGLGLAPGVNMSSDLAFFEPTHGTAPTIEGKDLANPGSLILSGALMLEHVGWHEAAGKIRKAVELAISEGRVTVDLAGQMAKAEQVGCAEFGQILLANLEKV
- the pilM gene encoding type IV pilus assembly protein PilM, with protein sequence MKKLGFFSKKNAGVGLDLGSEWLKMVKIRPGKGDFILESLARSPWQPGDLDNNSATAKKIAGLWSQLMLKEQVVASSMAGHAVIVKRVTFESDSPKTLGDTVHKDARQYIPFDINDVYLDFQILGPGAKEKSYDVLLVASKKKVVQNLSDVITQSGLSLSVIDVDSFAICNSFEYNYPELQEKPVYLLDIGGAQSVFCIYHNAQPVFLREVSFGGRVVTESLASILNLKRMEAERIKLGGKDDLDEKNAKAIADAVNKTFKNWCDELKRLIGFYHSSSSNVVPAESLYLSGGGALLGGLKDVFQKELDLDVQYHNPFRKIFVDRNSFQKEYLEEIGPQMVVPFGLALRAI
- a CDS encoding PilN domain-containing protein; amino-acid sequence: MIKINLLPQQKRTKSTNIEKSFVFFVLGVILVLGSVFAVDYYFSAQLADLNASVSKKTQTKTLLEKEVAKVNQTIQELQDIEGRIKIIKQVRLRQGLPVKYIDEVVTNMPQNKLWVEKFNVDANGNIALSGVALDNQAFVSFVERLRLSKYIASVDTRRTSRREIDGLGLVSFECSVKAQEYFENTSTNGTTNG
- a CDS encoding type IV pilus inner membrane component PilO — encoded protein: MDKSTVSKKFAELSSLQLFLILLGLAGLVYGAYWYFILDDKLIQMTKAEQTIEKLDKDIALYRSQVAKLPELERSLSLRKKELYYAKTLLPEDARALEMLLASFEKLGRDENVEFILFQPGAEQIQEFYATRSVQLQISGTFHRLVTYFDRLSRLDRLVTIQNITFSPVSDFSPTEKYLNTSLVLQVYRALTAAEIEAREAQKNQNKKKK
- a CDS encoding pilus assembly protein PilP, whose amino-acid sequence is MKVHILILTALFFLCAPVFAAEGQTNASGQEFPDWITSQYPPYDAKGKIDPFVSFVKIREYELMQAAKKSKIEKKAATPLETVDVRSLKLIGIINKVGGNSMAMVELPDGKGYLIRPGMTIGLYDGVVTSIGNEVLVVEEDVIDVFGEAKKRIINLRLRQEKE